The proteins below are encoded in one region of Deltaproteobacteria bacterium:
- a CDS encoding helix-turn-helix transcriptional regulator, protein MLRYRSRLERPKEGGIVSFGRNLATVRKAKGLTQAALRQKSGVGLSQLRRYEADQSSPTLDVLVRLAKALGVSLDELAFDQSNGIATGKILDRELLEQFEAVSRLDSEDQAAVKKLLEGLIVKHQVEQVMKPKLEQSWTQRFRAITEKLAQGSKGMKQQQIDQLIDEAVTAVRGARHARS, encoded by the coding sequence ATGCTACGATACCGCTCAAGATTGGAGAGACCTAAGGAGGGCGGTATCGTGTCCTTCGGACGAAACTTAGCCACTGTGCGCAAAGCGAAAGGCTTAACCCAGGCCGCCTTGCGGCAAAAAAGCGGCGTGGGCCTGTCGCAACTCCGCCGCTACGAAGCTGATCAATCCTCACCGACGCTTGACGTGCTCGTGCGCCTGGCCAAGGCGTTAGGGGTCTCGCTCGATGAACTCGCCTTTGACCAGAGTAACGGGATTGCCACCGGCAAGATTCTCGATCGGGAGTTGTTAGAGCAGTTCGAGGCCGTCTCGCGGCTGGATAGTGAGGATCAGGCAGCGGTGAAGAAGCTCTTGGAAGGGTTGATTGTGAAACATCAGGTCGAGCAGGTGATGAAACCCAAGCTCGAGCAGTCGTGGACCCAACGCTTTCGCGCCATTACTGAGAAGCTCGCGCAGGGCTCGAAGGGAATGAAGCAGCAGCAGATTGATCAGCTCATTGATGAGGCGGTGACGGCGGTGCGGGGCGCGCGGCATGCCCGCTCTTAA